A genomic region of Vicinamibacteria bacterium contains the following coding sequences:
- a CDS encoding fumarylacetoacetate hydrolase family protein, which produces LLFDVEDIVSFTSQFVTLHPGDVIFTGTPGTTSAMKPGDVVEIEVEGVGILRNRIASSGTDH; this is translated from the coding sequence ATCTACTCTTCGATGTCGAGGACATCGTGAGCTTCACGAGCCAGTTCGTCACGCTCCATCCTGGGGACGTCATCTTCACCGGAACCCCCGGAACGACGAGCGCGATGAAGCCCGGCGACGTGGTCGAGATCGAGGTCGAGGGTGTGGGAATCCTCCGCAACCGCATCGCCTCATCAGGCACCGACCATTGA